The following are from one region of the Salvia hispanica cultivar TCC Black 2014 chromosome 1, UniMelb_Shisp_WGS_1.0, whole genome shotgun sequence genome:
- the LOC125201261 gene encoding sister chromatid cohesion protein SCC4 — MEAVAEGLWSLAEQHEQRREIREAVKCLEAICQSPVSFLPIVEIKTRLRLAALLLKHSHNVNHAKSHLERSQLLLKSIPSCFELKCRAYSLLSQCYHLVGAIPSQKQMLNKGLELAAVSGEGFAGKLWSCNFNSQLANALIIEGDYHGSVSALQQGLAIAAEMFYPELQMFFATSILHVHVIQWDSTSLVEESVNGCNLIWESIEPDKKQQCLGLLFYHELLQLFYLLRICDYKTAAQHIDKLDAVMKTDLQRMQHIRDLTNELEALNQTLSRPDLNYKDRSALSEKQTNLEEQLSNYRGETSTGKETLEPAYFGNVKRAWTEKLELAPPPIDGEWLPRSAVYALVDLMVVVFSRPKGLFKDCQKRIESGIQIIEEELVELGITEGVTEVVLQHSAIWMAGVYLMLLMQFLENKVAIELTRSEFVEAQEALVQMRSWFIRFPTILQACESTMEILRGQYAHSAGCYDDAAFHFLEASKLTQSKSLQAMSHIYAAVSFICIGDAESSSKAVDLIGPVFDVIDSFIGVREKTTALYTYGFLLMRQQNFQEARIRLASGLQITHTYLGNLQLVSQYLTVLGNLALALHDTGQAREILRSALTLAKKLNDVPTQNWVLSNMTALYQQTGERGSEMENTAYQSRKAEDLQQRLNAARSKGHHNELIARVKLQVHQLSEHEMKRAMAGPSNTIDLDIPESVGLAAPSPMPSSARLMDVDIGRLGKRRL, encoded by the exons ATGGAAGCGGTGGCGGAAGGACTGTGGTCGCTGGCGGAGCAGCACGAGCAGCGGCGGGAGATACGAGAGGCAGTCAAATGCCTCGAAGCAATTTGCCAAAGCCCGGTGTCGTTTCTCCCAATCGTCGAAATCAAAACGCGCCTCCGCCTCGCCGCTCTTCTTCTCAAGCACTCGCACAACGTTAATCACGCGAAATCTCACCTTGAGCGCTCC CAACTTCTGTTGAAGTCAATTCCTTCTTGCTTTGAGCTGAAGTGCAGAGCTTATAGTTTGTTGAGCCAATGCTACCATCTTGTAGGAGCAATTCCTTCACAAAAACAAATGCTTAACAAGGGTTTAGAACTTGCGGCCGTTTCCGGAGAGGG GTTTGCAGGGAAGTTATGGTCTTGCAACTTCAACTCTCAGCTTGCAAATGCCCTGATAATTGAGGGAGATTACCATGGGTCGGTTTCGGCTTTGCAACAAGGCCTTGCAATTGCAGCAGAGATGTTTTATCCAGAATTGCAG ATGTTTTTTGCTACTTCGATATTGCATGTGCATGTGATTCAGTGGGACAGTACAAGTCTGGTAGAAGAGTCTGTCAATGGATGCAATCTTATATGGGAATCTATTGAGCCTGATAAA AAACAACAATGCCTCGGTTTACTGTTTTACCATGAGCTGCTGCAATTGTTTTATCTGCTACGGATATGTGACTACAAGACTGCTGCTCAACATATTGATAAGTTGGATGCTGTTATGAAGACTGACTTGCAGAGGATGCAACACATCCGTGACCTCACCAATGAACTTGAGGCATTAAATCAAACTCTGTCACGCCCTGACTTGAACTACAAAGACAGGTCTGCTCTTTCTGAAAAACAAACTAATCTTGAGGAACAACTTAGTAATTACAGAGGAGAGACTTCAACTGGGAAAGAAACATTGGAACCTGCATATTTTGGAAATGTGAAGCGAGCATGGACTGAAAAGCTGGAGCTGGCTCCGCCTCCTATTGATGGGGAATGGTTGCCAAGAAGTGCAGTATATGCATTGGTTGATCTTATGGTGGTTGTTTTCAGCCGGCCAAAAGGGCTTTTTAAGGACTGTCAGAAGAGGATTGAATCTGGCATACAAATCATAGAAG AGGAGCTGGTGGAGTTAGGTATTACTGAGGGGGTTACAG AAGTCGTGTTGCAACACTCCGCAATTTGGATGGCCGGTGTCTATCTCATGCTTCTAATGCAGTTTCTCGAGAACAAAGTAGCAATTGAGCTTACACGAAGTGAATTTGTAGAAGCGCAAGAG GCTCTGGTGCAGATGAGAagttggttcataagatttcCAACTATCCTACAGGCTTGTGAGAGTACCATGGAGATTCTAAGGGGCCAGTATGCTCATTCAGCTGGCTGTTATGATGATGCtgcttttcattttcttgaagcaTCAAAG TTGACTCAGAGCAAATCACTGCAAGCCATGAGCCACATTTATGCAGCAGTCTCCTTTATTTGTATTGGGGATGCTGAATCTTCATCAAAG GCTGTTGATTTGATCGGACCTGTTTTTGATGTGATAGATTCTTTTATAGGGGTGCGAGAAAAGACCACTGCACTGTACACTTATGGATTTCTACTCATGAGgcaacaaaattttcaagaagCCAG AATCCGACTAGCCTCTGGCTTGCAGATCACCCATACTTATTTGGGGAATCTTCAACTCGTTTCGCAGTATTTAACAGTGCTAGGGAACTTGGCACTTGCTCTACATGACACTGGACAAGCTAGAGAAATCTTAAGATCTGCTCTAACTTTGGCAAAGAAGCTGAATGACGTTCCAACACAGAACTGGGTGCTGTCGAATATGACAG CTTTATACCAGCAAACAGGAGAGAGGGGAAGCGAAATGGAGAACACCGCATACCAGAGTAGGAAAGCAGAAGACTTGCAGCAAAGACTCAATGCTGCGCGTTCAAAAGGTCATCACAACGAACTG ATCGCCCGAGTGAAACTTCAAGTTCATCAATTGAGCGAACATGAGATGAAGCGGGCGATGGCTGGCCCTTCCAACACTATCGACCTCGACATCCCAGAATCCGTCGGCCTTGCAGCTCCGTCGCCAATGCCGTCTTCAGCGAGGCTGATGGATGTGGACATTGGGAGGCTTGGCAAGAGAAGATTATAG